In Helianthus annuus cultivar XRQ/B chromosome 9, HanXRQr2.0-SUNRISE, whole genome shotgun sequence, the following are encoded in one genomic region:
- the LOC110908827 gene encoding uncharacterized protein LOC110908827, translating into MVQKRQLYGEEYDVSTKHLKLEHNCDLVPCLQFTKDDAQRQSDKDVGCVFKPYYEVENGFVSGKFTDHPVCATKDVDCTLPGRLSTSSWASSTVTEEDALSEAVPPSTPNAYSYLLERPPMKQVSVGPEYQAEIPEWHGSDGDEIKFLGSTVIPMPENQTIHDSATVASAKTECYCQNPGSAECVKQHIKESRETLKARIGLKAFVDLGFGDMGEVVAEKWTEDDEQLFHEAVYSNPVSSGRNFWNHLAADFPSRSSQEIVSYYFNVFMLRRRTEQNRLDPMNADSDDDESPEYDSEPRKLHGSCSFDSISEKTVDESGDGGHDFLYDSCTSSDTVGAPCTSKVNTSWVNHEFNFEPLDPRVWDVGYFSCARTKTEFLPTGSMIEEVFGVEPWDFETTDDNKSSN; encoded by the exons ATGGTGCAAAAGCGACAACTTTATGGAGAAGAGTATGATGTTTCTACCAAACACTTGAAGTTGGAACATAATTGTGATTTGGTTCCGTGTTTGCAATTTACGAAGGACGATGCGCAGCGTCAGTCAG ATAAAGATGTGGGCTGCGTCTTTAAGCCGTATTATGAAGTTGAAAATGGATTTGTAAGTGGCAAGTTCACCGATCATCCTGTGTGTGCCACAAAGGATGTTGATTGTACTCTTCCTGGTCGCCTTTCCACCTCATCATGGGCCAGCAGTACAGTTACCGAAGAAGACGCCTTGTCAGAGGCGGTACCTCCTTCAACGCCTAATGCCTACTCTTACCTTCTAGAACGCCCTCCTATGAAACAAGTCTCGGTTGGACCTGAATATCAAGCTGAAATACCCGAATGGCATGGATCTGACGGAGATGAGATTAAATTCTTGGGTTCTACTGTCATCCCAATGCCTGAAAATCAAACCATACATGATAGTGCAACTGTTGCAAGTGCTAAAACCGAATGTTACTGTCAAAATCCCGGGTCTGCTGAGTGTGTCAAACAACATATAAAAGAATCAAGGGAGACCCTGAAGGCACGAATTGGACTAAAAGCGTTTGTGGATTTAGGGTTTGGTGATATGGGGGAAGTGGTTGCTGAGAAATGGACAGAAGACGATGAACAGTTATTTCATGAAGCTGTGTACTCAAACCCTGTGTCATCGGGTAGAAACTTCTGGAACCATCTTGCAGCTGATTTCCCTTCGCGCAGCAGTCAAGAGATCGTTAGTTACTATTTTAACGTCTTCATGCTGCGCAGAAGAACAGAGCAGAACAGACTTGATCCAATGAATGCcgacagtgatgatgatgaatcgcCGGAGTATGATTCAGAACCCAGAAAGTTACACGGCAGTTGTAGTTTTGATTCAATTTCGGAGAAAACTGTTGATGAAAGCGGAGATGGAGGCCATGATTTCTTATATGATTCCTGCACATCATCTGATACCGTTGGTGCGCCGTGTACAAGTAAAGTCAACACGTCATGGGTGAACCATGAGTTTAACTTTGAACCTTTGGATCCACGGGTATGGGATGTCGGTTATTTTTCGTGTGCCAGAACTAAAACTGAGTTCTTGCCCACAGGCTCAATGATTGAAGAGGTTTTTGGCGTCGAACCTTGGGATTTTGAAACCACAGATGATAACAAAAGCTCAAATTAA
- the LOC110908825 gene encoding plant intracellular Ras-group-related LRR protein 7: protein MGCFASKSADSKASRLSRWRATGIVALRDGKLKSFPDEVLELGKSVRTLDLTQNKLVDVPEEISKLMSIQRLILANNVIERLPMNIGKLQSIKFIILDGNRLTTFPDEVGQLVRLERLSISGNLLTSLPETLGSLRNLLLLNVSHNKLKALPDSIGSCFSLEELQANENSIEELPTSVCSLVNLKSLCLDHNNLKQIPPSLLKECKTLQNISLHGNPISMDQFQQMEGFHEFEDRRKKKFDKQIDSNVMIGSKGLDEGVDL from the exons ATGGGATGTTTTGCCAGCAAGAGCGCCGATTCCAAAGCCAGCCGCTTGTCTAGATGGCGCGCCACTGGCATTGTAGCCTTGCGTGACGGTAAATTGAAG TCATTTCCAGATGAAGTGCTAGAGCTTGGAAAATCTGTACGGACGCTTGATCTAACACAAAATAAATTAG TTGATGTCCCAGAAGAGATCAGCAAGCTAATGAGTATTCAGAGGCTG ATATTGGCAAATAATGTAATCGAGCGTCTTCCAATGAATATCGGGAAGCTTCAGTCTATAAAGTTTATCATACTCGATGGGAATCGACTTACCACCTTTCCTGATGAAG TGGGTCAATTGGTGAGACTTGAGCGGTTATCTATATCTGGAAACCTTTTAACCAGCCTGCCTGAAACCCTAGGAAGCTTGCGCAAT TTGTTGCTACTAAACGTGTCGCATAACAAACTAAAGGCTCTTCCAGATTCTATAGGGAGCTGCTTTTCTTTGGAAGAACTACAAGCAAATG AAAACTCCATTGAGGAACTTCCCACTTCGGTTTGCAGTCTCGTTAATCTGAAGTCACTGTGCTTAGATCATAACAACCTGAAACAG attcCTCCAAGTTTATTGAAAGAATGCAAGACCCTACAGAATATTTCATTGCATGGCAATCCCATATCTATGGATCAGTTCCAACAG ATGGAAGGATTTCACGAGTTTGAAGATCGAAGaaaaaagaaatttgacaaacaaATCGATTCAAATGTGATGATTGGTTCTAAAGGCCTTGATGAGGGCGTTGATCTATAG